One segment of Leptodactylus fuscus isolate aLepFus1 chromosome 7, aLepFus1.hap2, whole genome shotgun sequence DNA contains the following:
- the STK33 gene encoding serine/threonine-protein kinase 33, which translates to MLSSEGREAGRKMVAQWPRSNSAENKVPHTRMDDEAAIQQIYTFGKKLGQGSFGVVVEATHSETGKKWAIKKVNREKAGSSAVKLLEREVSILKRVNHEHVIHLEEVFETPKRVYLVMELCEGGELREILHRRKRLSESETRHVIRSLASSIAYLHKKDIVHRDLKLENILVQGGHTAECEEMLLNIKVTDFGLAVQKGGVGSENMLQATCGTPIYMAPEVINAHDYSQQCDIWSIGVIMYMLLSGDPPFMGSSEDKLFELIKRGELNFSSSVWQSVSEAAKDVLQKLLRVDPADRITANELLDNPWITGDTSSVQRPSNVLEMMKTWRNSLDNDDHLEGDSNGVSGAAIEDRSSPASSNGTSETDSCSSKPSTPTKPVGKKKLLSSSLPNGTVLKKNTSLRPSNAPTERKTSPKSKPSRLQDRQDHSPSQTTRATPGKSDSGRIGASPSLGQRGSPGPPSTFRIKKTL; encoded by the exons CAAATCTATACATTCGGTAAGAAGCTCGGACAGGGAAGCTTTGGAGTTGTCGTTGAGGCCACTCACAGTGAAACCGGCAAAAAGTGGGCGATTAAAAAAGTCAATAGGGAAAAG GCTGGAAGCTCTGCTGTCAAACTGCTGGAACGGGAGGTTTCCATCCTAAAGAGGGTAAATCACGAACATGTCATCCACCTGGAGGAAGTGTTTGAGACCCCAAAG AGGGTATACCTGGTCATGGAGCTATGTGAGGGCGGAGAGCTGCGGGAAATCCTGCATCGGAGGAAGCGGTTGTCCGAGAGTGAAACGAGACATGTCATTCGCAGCTTAGCTTCCTCCATCGCCTATCTTCACAAGAAAG ACATCGTCCATCGGGATCTGAAGCTAGAAAACATTTTGGTACAGGGCGGTCACACAGCAGAATGTGAAGAGATGCTGCTGAACATTAAG GTGACAGATTTTGGTCTGGCCGTGCAGAAGGGTGGAGTTGGTAGTGAAAACATGTTGCAGGCCACCTGTGGGACCCCGATCTATATGG CTCCCGAAGTGATCAACGCTCACGACTACAGTCAGCAGTGTGATATCTGGAGCATCGGTGTCATCATGTACATGCT GTTGTCCGGGGATCCGCCATTTATGGGAAGCTCAGAAGACAAACTTTTTGAACTCATAAAGCGAGGGGAGCTAAACTTCTCGTCTTCGGTGTGGCAGTCGGTAAGCGAGGCGG CCAAAGACGTTCTACAGAAACTCCTGAGAGTGGATCCTGCCGACCGGATCACTGCAAACGAACTGCTAGACAATCCTTGGATCACG GGGGACACCAGTAGCGTCCAGAGGCCGTCCAATGTGTTGGAAATGATGAAGACATGGAGGAACAGTCTGGACAACGACGACCATCTGGAAGGAGATTCAAATGGCGTTTCTGGGGCTGCCATTGAGGACCGGAGCAGCCCAGCCAGCAGCAATGGGACGTCTGAGACTGACAGCTGCAGCAGCAAACCGTCCACACCAACCAAACCG GTCGGTAAGAAGAAGCTTCTCTCCTCATCTCTACCAAATGGAACAGTCCTGAAGAAGAACACAAGTCTCCGGCCTTCTAATGCA CCAACAGAAAGAAAAACTTCTCCAAAGTCCAAGCCCAGTCGTCTCCAAGACAGACAGGACCATTCTCCTTCACAGACCACAAGAGCGACCCCCGGGAAGTCGGACTCGGGAAGAATCGGTGCAAGTCCCAGCCTGGGACAGAGAGGGTCTCCTGGACCTCCGAGCACCTTCCGGATAAAAAAGACATTGTAA